Genomic window (Methanoculleus thermophilus):
TTCCTTGACGGGAGCAATGTCGGCCGGATCGCTGCCATGATCAGCGATCTCACCGGGAGTGCGCAGTCAATCATTGTCTCGCTCCGAAAGCCGATGATCGAGCGCGCCGATCGCATTGTGGGCGTGACGATCCGCCCGGACAAGAGTACGTACGTGACCGGTGTACAGAACAATGGATGAGGAGCCAGTTGAGATCCTGGTCGGCATGGCCGAGCGCGGCGAGATCGATCCCTGGAACATCGATATCGTGGATGTGACCGACCGGTTCCTCGCCGAACTCGACCGAAGGAAGGAACTGGACCTGCGGGTCTCGGGAAGGACGCTCTTTTATGCTGCGTGCCTCTTGCGCCTTAAGTCGGAGCACCTCGAGGGCCGGGATGAGGAGGAAGAGGAGTATGCTCTTGATGAGGAGGATGAGGCGCTCGGTGATCTTGACTTCGGGTTCGAATCAGGTGGCGGGATGGAGCCGATTGATCGCCTTGAGCGGGAGATCAAGCGCCGCCTGGGACGAAAGAACCTGCGAGAACGTCCACCGGTTACGCTCTAT
Coding sequences:
- a CDS encoding segregation/condensation protein A; amino-acid sequence: MDEEPVEILVGMAERGEIDPWNIDIVDVTDRFLAELDRRKELDLRVSGRTLFYAACLLRLKSEHLEGRDEEEEEYALDEEDEALGDLDFGFESGGGMEPIDRLEREIKRRLGRKNLRERPPVTLYELIKQLKTAEKEQRRRQRRRATVAREPDLDLNAKDVVAVAHDEGYQKAVGVVMKGYREAAREGGVLTLDALSKAMGQSRREVYIPLLFLMLEGKLVLWQDEFFGEIYVSDRLPPRDAESETPARE